The genomic stretch AATCCTAGGACTAACCATTCAATTAGACGGGGAAATCTATGAAACGGTTGGTCCAAATCGTTTGACTAGTGAAAAATTGCTAGAAAGTATGAAAAATGGTGGTAAACCTACAACTAGTCAAGTTAATGTGGGACAATTTGAAGAAAGTTTCCGTCGTCATGCACAAAATGGTGATGAGGTGCTTTACCTAGCTTTTTCTTCTGTCTTATCAGGAACTTACCAAAGTTCAATGATTGCGCGTGATCTTGTTTTAGAAGAATTTCCAGATGCGACTATCGAAATCGTTGATACCTTGGCAGCAGCAGGTGGAGAAGGGTATTTATCTGTCCTAGCAGCTGCAGCGCGTGATGAAGGCAAGACACTCGAAGAAACTAAAGCGATGATTATTGATATTTTGCCTCGCTTACGAACATATTTCCTAGTTGATGACCTTTATCATTTGATGCGTGGCGGTCGTTTATCAAAAACATCTGCTATCATGGGAAGTTTAGCTAATATCAAACCTCTTTTGTGGTTGGATGCCACAGGAAAACTTGTTCCACTAGCAAAAATTCGTGGCCGTAAAAAAGCTTTAAAGGAAGTTGTGGCACAGGCAACAGAATCCCTAGCTCACCGAACAGCTGTTGTCGCTTATGCCAATGATGTAGAAGGGGCTGAAAGCTTGAAAGAGTCATTGCTCGAACATGACATGATTGATGATGTTCTTATTATGCCATTAGGTCCAGTTATCTCAGCTCACGTAGGGCCTGGAACGTTAGCTGTCTTTACAATCGGAAAAGACGCACGATAAAATCAAAAAAGTGGACTTAGTCTGCTTTTTTTGTAAAACATAATGACGGTGGTATTTAATATTTGAATTGGAGTGAGGGAAGATGGTTGTAGCTATTGAGACGGTTGGTTTGTGTCTGTTCTTTTTTATCTTGTGCTTTTTAGGGACAGGAACTGATGATAAAAATTTAAAAAGTTTTTCATCGTATCCAGATGAAGTTCAGACTTTGATAAGAAATAATGAGGATTATCGAGCAAAAGTTAAAACAACTAATAAGTGTGTGGCATTCTTGCAAAATTTTTTAATCTTTTTGGTAATATTATTTATTTTGGGAATAGCTATTAGAAAGCCAAACTTTTTACATAATTTCATTTGTTTAAGCATTATAGGACAAGGATTGAATTTGTTTGATTTACTTGTGATTGATTTAATTTGGTGGAGACGTACAAAACGCATTCGTTTTACAAAAATCCCTGAAAAAGACTTATATCAGAATCCTAGAAAACATATAGAATCATTTACAAGAGCTTTTGTGATGTATCTTCTAATTGCCGTAATAGATGGTTATTTGCTGCAATTTTTGTAACGTCAAATTGCTAAATGGGATATGTCAAAGAGTTTTGCTATGATGTCAAAAGGTATTTGCTAGTATTCAAATGAAAAAAAGAGGATAATTTTGGTGAAAGGTGGAAAAAATGAATATCAGTGAATTACGAAAACAATATCAGATGAGTCAAGATGATTTTGCCAATATTTTTCATGTATCAAGGCAGACTGTATCAAATTGGGAAAATGGGAAAAGCTATCCAGATGTAGAAATGCTGGTTAAAATTAGTGATTATTTTGGCATCTCTGTTGACCAATTAATTAAAAAAGAAACTATACCAAGTGTAGCAAAAAATTCTGAGAAGCAGAAGAAACTGTGGCCAATGCTTGCTGTGATTGCCACAGTGGTTTGCCTTATCGGAGCATTCTTTTTGTACAACTATAATGCAGAACACTCAGTTAAGTTTTCAATGAAAAAAGATAAGACTTATGGTCAAAGTGCAACTAGCCAAAAAACTTTAGAAGTTGCTAAAGGTTATTTCACATTGCCAGAAGATGAAAAGTTGAATCTTAAAGTAAATGGCATGACAGATGATGGAGATTTACATTTAAGTATTGTTGATGAAAATAACAAGTGTTGCTATCAACTTGATGGCGATGAATTAAAAGATAGCCAAAAACTTTACTTTAAAAAAGGGTCTTATAAAGTTCAAATCACTGCTGACAATTATCACGAGAAGGTTGTTAGTCTGGACTATGATGTTCGTGTTAAGGGGTAGATTTCACAATAGTTATAACCAGTCATAAAAAAATTCAATACCCACAATTTGCCTTCTTCCTTGATAGAAGTGATATAATTTTAAAAAAATCAAGGGAGGTAGATTGATGACTTTATCGTATGCTGTACTTGGAAGTGGTGCGATGGGACTACGCTTTGGCCTATTGCTGAAGGAACATTTGAAAGCTCAAGTTGATTTTATCGATACTTGGCAAGAACAAGTTGATACAATTCAAAAACAAGGTGGTGTCTACCAGTCACGTGATGGCAAGAATCGTCATTTGGTTCCAATTGATATTTATCTACCAGAAAACTATCGTGGAAAACCAGATGTCTTGATTATTTTTGACAAACAAATGCATCTGCAAGAATTATTGGAGCGAAGCAAACACTTCTTCAATAGTAGCCAGTATGTTTTTACGGGAATGAACGGCATGGGACATATTGAAAAAATTAATCAATATTTCGCACCTGAAAAAGTTTTAGCAGGAACTTGTTTAATTGGGACAGTTTTAAAAGCAGCAGGAGATGTCGATTTTATCGGAAGGGCTGGCGCAGGTTCGATTAATTTAGCTGCACAGTCCGGTTATGTCGATAGCGTTCAAAAGCAGATTATTGCTGATTTTAGTGCATCAAATCTTAATCCAAATCTGACGGATAATTTTTTAGGAACTCTTTATACAAAGGTAGTTTTCAATTCTGTGATTAATACAATTTGTACTCTTTTTGAAATCCGAATGGGTCAATTTATTGATTATCAGGGAGCAGAGAAACTGGGGAGACAACTAATCGATGAAGCGTATGAAGTCGCAGAGTTAGCTGGAATAAAGCCACTTGGCAGTCGTGAGCAAGAATGGGAGACTATTCGATATGTTAGTGCAGAAACGAGTCCACTTCATTACCCATCAATGTATCAAGATATGAGCAAAGGGCGTCAGACAGAAGTAGATTATATTAATGGCTATATTTATGAGTTGGGCTTAGCAAACGGCTACCAAGCCAAGACACATGACTTCTTGCGTCACCTAGTTCATCTAGCTGAAAACACGCGAAAATACCGCTAAGCGTTTTCTTTTAAAAAGACGAAAAAACTTAGAAAAGATTAGTCATAACTGTTGACTTACTACCACTTTTTTTGGTATTATAATAAACGGTATTGTTTACCCCATTTGTAAGGCCCCGGAACCTTTCAAATAACTCGTGGACCGGAACATCCACACTTTGTAAACAAAAACGAATTCGTATAGGAGAACTCATGAACAAAACAACATTCATGGCTAAACCAGGCCAAGTTGAACGTAAATGGTACGTTGTTGACGCAACAGATGTACCTCTTGGACGTCTTTCTGCAGTAGTTGCTAGCGTACTTCGCGGAAAAAACAAACCAACATTCACACCACACACTGATACAGGTGACTTCGTTATCGTTATCAATGCTGAAAAAGTTAAATTAACTGGTAAAAAAGCAACTGATAAAATCTACTACACTCACTCAATGTATCCAGGTGGATTGAAACAAATCTCAGCAGGTGAACTTCGTTCTAAAAATGCTGTTCGCTTGATTGAAAAATCAGTTAAAGGCATGCTTCCACACAACACTCTTGGACGTGCACAAGGCATGAAATTGAAAGTCTTCGTAGGTAGCGAACACACACACGCTGCTCAACAACCAGAAGTACTTGATATTAAAGGACTTATCTAAGAGAGAAAGGAGCATCTATTAAATGGCACAAGCACAATACACAGGTACTGGTCGTCGTAAAAACGCTGTTGCACGCGTACGTTTGGTCCCAGGTACTGGTAAAATCACAGTTAACAAAAAAGATGTAGAAGAATACATCCCACATGCTGACCTTCGTCTTGTTATTAACCAACCATTCGCAGTTACTTCAACTGTAGGTTCATACGACGTTTTCGTTAACGTTGTAGGTGGTGGTTACGCAGGTCAATCAGGAGCTATCCGTCACGGTATCGCTCGCGCATTGCTTCAAGTAGACCCAGACTTCCGTGATTCATTGAAACGCGCTGGTCTTCTTACACGTGATGCACGTATGGTTGAACGTAAAAAACCAGGTCTTAAAAAAGCTCGTAAAGCTTCACAATTCTCAAAACGTTAATCCGTTTTTCAGATTTGTACAGAAGAACACTCCAAAGAGTGTTCTTTTTTTGTTTTTTGAAAAATTTATTGGAGTAGAAATTTAGAGAAGAAACTCAGAATGCAGTCATGTGCCTTTTAAAAAGCCTCAAAGAGTCTTACTGCCCTATAAAAGGGAAAAGTGATAGAACGTGATTTGATGCTTAAATAGAGCCTGTGAGAGCGTCTGATCGAATAAATCAAAAAAAGCTAAAAAACCTGTTGACAGAGGAAATGAAGTTTAGTATACTAAATAAGCTGTTGTTTGAGGCAGCAAACATTTCAAAAGGCTTTGAAAAAAAGTTAAAAAAGTTCTTGACAAAGCGAGTTAGAAATGCTAAACTAATATAGCTGTTGTTCGAGAGGACGACGGTAACAAATTTGAAAAGAACTTGAAAATTTCTTGAAAAAGATGTTGACAACGAGTTTCAAATTTGATAGAATATAGAAGTTGTCTCGGATGAGACAAAGACCTTTGAAAACTGAACAATACGAACCAAACGTGCGGGTTACGGAAGTAACCTGTCAAAAACGATAAATCTGTCAGTGACAGAATGAGAACAAGATTAAATGAGAGTTTGATCCTGGCTCAGGACGAACGCTGGCGGCGTGCCTAATACATGCAAGTAGAACGCTGAAGACTTTAGCTTGCTAAAGTTGGAAGAGTTGCGAACGGGTGAGTAACGCGTAGGTAACCTGCCTACTAGCGGGGGATAACTATTGGAAACGATAGCTAATACCGCATAACAGCATTTAACCCATGTTAGATGCTTGAAAGGAGCAATTGCTTCACTAGTAGATGGACCTGCGTTGTATTAGCTAGTTGGTGAGGTAACGGCTCACCAAGGCGACGATACATAGCCGACCTGAGAGGGTGATCGGCCACACTGGGACTGAGACACGGCCCAGACTCCTACGGGAGGCAGCAGTAGGGAATCTTCGGCAATGGGGGCAACCCTGACCGAGCAACGCCGCGTGAGTGAAGAAGGTTTTCGGATCGTAAAGCTCTGTTGTAAGAGAAGAACGTGTGTGAGAGTGGAAAGTTCACACAGTGACGGTAACTTACCAGAAAGGGACGGCTAACTACGTGCCAGCAGCCGCGGTAATACGTAGGTCCCGAGCGTTGTCCGGATTTATTGGGCGTAAAGCGAGCGCAGGCGGTTTAATAAGTCTGAAGTTAAAGGCAGTGGCTTAACCATTGTTCGCTTTGGAAACTGTTAGACTTGAGTGCAGAAGGGGAGAGTGGAATTCCATGTGTAGCGGTGAAATGCGTAGATATATGGAGGAACACCGGTGGCGAAAGCGGCTCTCTGGTCTGTAACTGACGCTGAGGCTCGAAAGCGTGGGGAGCAAACAGGATTAGATACCCTGGTAGTCCACGCCGTAAACGATGAGTGCTAGGTGTTAGGCCCTTTCCGGGGCTTAGTGCCGCAGCTAACGCATTAAGCACTCCGCCTGGGGAGTACGACCGCAAGGTTGAAACTCAAAGGAATTGACGGGGGCCCGCACAAGCGGTGGAGCATGTGGTTTAATTCGAAGCAACGCGAAGAACCTTACCAGGTCTTGACATCCCGATGCTATTCCTAGAGATAGGAAGTTTCTTCGGAACATCGGTGACAGGTGGTGCATGGTTGTCGTCAGCTCGTGTCGTGAGATGTTGGGTTAAGTCCCGCAACGAGCGCAACCCCTATTGTTAGTTGCCATCATTAAGTTGGGCACTCTAGCGAGACTGCCGGTAATAAACCGGAGGAAGGTGGGGATGACGTCAAATCATCATGCCCCTTATGACCTGGGCTACACACGTGCTACAATGGTTGGTACAACGAGTCGCGAGTCGGTGACGGCAAGCAAATCTCTTAAAGCCAATCTCAGTTCGGATTGTAGGCTGCAACTCGCCTACATGAAGTCGGAATCGCTAGTAATCGCGGATCAGCACGCCGCGGTGAATACGTTCCCGGGCCTTGTACACACCGCCCGTCACACCACGAGAGTTTGTAACACCCGAAGTCGGTGAGGTAACCTTTTAGGAGCCAGCCGCCTAAGGTGGGATAGATGATTGGGGTGAAGTCGTAACAAGGTAGCCGTATCGGAAGGTGCGGCTGGATCACCTCCTTTCTAAGGATAAACGGAAGCACGTTTGGAGTATTGTTTAGTTTTGAGAGGTCTTGTGGGGCCTTAGCTCAGCTGGGAGAGCGCCTGCTTTGCACGCAGGAGGTCAGCGGTTCGATCCCGCTAGGCTCCATTGAATCGAAAGATTCAAAAGATTGTCCATTGAAAATTGAATATCTATATCAAATTCCACGATTCAAGAAATTGAATTGTAGATAGTAACAAGAAATAAACCGAAACGCTGTGATTTAATGAGTTTAAGGTCAACAGACCAAAATAAGGTTAAGTTAATAAGGGCGCACGGTGGATGCCTTGGCACTAGAAGCCGATGAAGGACGTGACTAACGACGAAATGCTTTGGGGAGTTGTAAGTAAACATTGATCCAGAGATGTCCGAATGGGGGAACCCGGCATGTAATGCATGTCACTCATTACTGTTAAGGTAATGAAGAGGAAGACGCAGTGAACTGAAACATCTAAGTAGCTGCAGGAAGAGAAAGCAAACGCGATTGCCTTAGTAGCGGCGAGCGAAATGGTAAGAGGGCAAACCGATGTGTTTACACATCGGGGTTGTAGGACTGCGACGTGGGACGACAAGATTATAGAAGAATTACCTGGGAAGGTAAGCCAAAGAGAGTAACAGCCTCGTATTCGAAATAGTCTTTAACCCTAGCAGTATCCTGAGTACGGCGAGACACGAGAAATCTCGTCGGAATCTGGGAGGACCATCTCCTAACCCTAAATACTCTCTAGTGACCGATAGTGAACCAGTACCGTGAGGGAAAGGTGAAAAGCACCCCGGGAGGGGAGTGAAATAGAACCTGAAACCGTGTGCCTACAACAAGTTCGAGCCCGTTAATGGGTGAGAGCGTGCCTTTTGTAGAATGAACCGGCGAGTTACGATATGATGCGAGGTTAAGTTGAAGAGACGGAGCCGTAGGGAAACCGAGTCTTAATAGGGCGCATTAGTATCATGTCGTAGACCCGAAACCATGTGACCTACCCATGAGCAGGGTGAAGGTGAGGTAAAACTCACTGGAGGCCCGAACCAGGGCACGTTGAAAAGTGCTTGGATGACTTGTGGGTAGCGGAGAAATTCCAAACGAACTTGGAGATAGCTGGTTCTCTCCGAAATAGCTTTAGGGCTAGCGTCGATGTTAAGTCTCTTGGAGGTAGAGCACTGTTTGATTGAGGGGTCCATCCCGGATTACCAATATCAGATAAACTCCGAATGCCAATGAGATATAATCGGCAGTCAGACTGCGAGTGCTAAGATCCGTAGTCGAAAGGGAAACAGCCCAGACCACCAGCTAAGGTCCCAAAATATATGTTAAGTGGAAAAGGATGTGGGGTTGCACAGACAACTAGGATGTTAGCTTAGAAGCAGCTATTCATTCAAAGAGTGCGTAATAGCTCACTAGTCGAGTGACCCTGCGCCGAAAATGTACCGGGGCTAAAACATATTACCGAAGCTGTGGATACCTTTTAGGTATGGTAGGAGAGCGTTCTATGTGTGAAGAAGGTGTACCGTGAGGAGCGCTGGAACGCATAGAAGTGAGAATGCCGGTATGAGTAGCGAAAGACAGGTGAGAATCCTGTCCACCGTATGACTAAGGTTTCCAGGGGAAGGCTCGTCCTCCCTGGGTTAGTCGGGACCTAAGGAGAGACCGAAAGGTGTATCCGATGGACAACAGGTTGATATTCCTGTACTAGAGTATATAGTGATGGAGGGACGCAGTAGGCTAACTAAAGCGTGCGATTGGAAGTGCACGTCTAAGCAGTGAGGTGTGATATGAGTCAAATGCTTATATCTCTAACATTGAGCTGTGATGGGGAGCGAAGTTAAGTAGCGAAGTTAGTGATGTCACACTGCCAAGAAAAGCTTCTAGCGTTAATTATACTCTACCCGTACCGCAAACCGACACAGGTAGTCGAGGCGAGTAGCCTCAGGTGAGCGAGAGAACTCTCGTTAAGGAACTCGGCAAAATGGCCCCGTAACTTCGGGAGAAGGGGCGCTGGCTTTAAGTCAGCCGCAGTGAATAGGCCCAAGCAACTGTTTATCAAAAACACAGCTCTCTGCTAAATCGTAAGATGATGTATAGGGGGTGACGCCTGCCCGGTGCTGGAAGGTTAAGAGGAGCGCTTAGCATTAGCGAAGGTGTGAATTGAAGCCCCAGTAAACGGCGGCCGTAACTATAACGGTCCTAAGGTAGCGAAATTCCTTGTCGGGTAAGTTCCGACCCGCACGAAAGGCGTAATGATTTGGGCACTGTCTCAACGAGAGACTCGGTGAAATTTTAGTACCTGTGAAGATGCAGGTTACCCGCGACAGGACGGAAAGACCCCATGGAGCTTTACTGCAGTTTGATATTGAGTATCTGTACCACATGTACAGGATAGGTAGGAGCC from Streptococcus ruminicola encodes the following:
- the rplM gene encoding 50S ribosomal protein L13 — its product is MNKTTFMAKPGQVERKWYVVDATDVPLGRLSAVVASVLRGKNKPTFTPHTDTGDFVIVINAEKVKLTGKKATDKIYYTHSMYPGGLKQISAGELRSKNAVRLIEKSVKGMLPHNTLGRAQGMKLKVFVGSEHTHAAQQPEVLDIKGLI
- a CDS encoding ketopantoate reductase family protein — encoded protein: MTLSYAVLGSGAMGLRFGLLLKEHLKAQVDFIDTWQEQVDTIQKQGGVYQSRDGKNRHLVPIDIYLPENYRGKPDVLIIFDKQMHLQELLERSKHFFNSSQYVFTGMNGMGHIEKINQYFAPEKVLAGTCLIGTVLKAAGDVDFIGRAGAGSINLAAQSGYVDSVQKQIIADFSASNLNPNLTDNFLGTLYTKVVFNSVINTICTLFEIRMGQFIDYQGAEKLGRQLIDEAYEVAELAGIKPLGSREQEWETIRYVSAETSPLHYPSMYQDMSKGRQTEVDYINGYIYELGLANGYQAKTHDFLRHLVHLAENTRKYR
- a CDS encoding ABC transporter permease, with the translated sequence MVVAIETVGLCLFFFILCFLGTGTDDKNLKSFSSYPDEVQTLIRNNEDYRAKVKTTNKCVAFLQNFLIFLVILFILGIAIRKPNFLHNFICLSIIGQGLNLFDLLVIDLIWWRRTKRIRFTKIPEKDLYQNPRKHIESFTRAFVMYLLIAVIDGYLLQFL
- the rpsI gene encoding 30S ribosomal protein S9, whose translation is MAQAQYTGTGRRKNAVARVRLVPGTGKITVNKKDVEEYIPHADLRLVINQPFAVTSTVGSYDVFVNVVGGGYAGQSGAIRHGIARALLQVDPDFRDSLKRAGLLTRDARMVERKKPGLKKARKASQFSKR
- a CDS encoding helix-turn-helix transcriptional regulator produces the protein MNISELRKQYQMSQDDFANIFHVSRQTVSNWENGKSYPDVEMLVKISDYFGISVDQLIKKETIPSVAKNSEKQKKLWPMLAVIATVVCLIGAFFLYNYNAEHSVKFSMKKDKTYGQSATSQKTLEVAKGYFTLPEDEKLNLKVNGMTDDGDLHLSIVDENNKCCYQLDGDELKDSQKLYFKKGSYKVQITADNYHEKVVSLDYDVRVKG
- a CDS encoding DegV family protein: MTFKLLTDSTADLDENWATAHDVEILGLTIQLDGEIYETVGPNRLTSEKLLESMKNGGKPTTSQVNVGQFEESFRRHAQNGDEVLYLAFSSVLSGTYQSSMIARDLVLEEFPDATIEIVDTLAAAGGEGYLSVLAAAARDEGKTLEETKAMIIDILPRLRTYFLVDDLYHLMRGGRLSKTSAIMGSLANIKPLLWLDATGKLVPLAKIRGRKKALKEVVAQATESLAHRTAVVAYANDVEGAESLKESLLEHDMIDDVLIMPLGPVISAHVGPGTLAVFTIGKDAR